A genome region from Mycobacterium florentinum includes the following:
- a CDS encoding OsmC family protein produces MTDALVIDSEGLDRLSCNAKADPATGKKTLRAKTVCEAGFRNMTYVRDLAPLLVGEPPALLGDDSAPNPSETALAALGSCISVGLLANATHRGVTLTKIEVEMEGDIDISAVWGVGDTPDGKVLGFTAVRCKVALAGDTDDETLKQIHDNAIAWSPVVNTLRRPASVDSTFVVA; encoded by the coding sequence ATGACCGACGCGCTCGTCATCGACTCGGAAGGGCTCGACCGGCTGTCCTGTAACGCCAAGGCGGACCCCGCCACCGGCAAGAAGACCCTGAGAGCCAAGACCGTTTGCGAGGCCGGTTTTCGCAACATGACCTACGTGCGCGACCTCGCACCGCTGCTCGTCGGCGAGCCGCCCGCTCTGCTCGGTGACGACTCCGCGCCCAATCCCTCCGAGACCGCCCTGGCCGCCCTGGGCTCCTGCATCTCGGTCGGTCTGCTGGCCAATGCCACCCACCGCGGCGTGACCCTCACCAAAATCGAGGTGGAGATGGAAGGCGACATCGATATCTCCGCGGTGTGGGGAGTCGGCGACACCCCGGACGGCAAGGTGCTCGGCTTCACCGCGGTCCGCTGCAAGGTGGCGTTGGCCGGGGATACCGACGACGAAACGCTCAAGCAAATCCACGACAACGCCATCGCCTGGTCGCCCGTGGTGAACACGCTCCGCCGCCCGGCCAGCGTCGACTCGACTTTCGTCGTCGCTTAG
- a CDS encoding acyl-CoA dehydrogenase family protein — MTATADAAVERLDPELLADIRAHASALDRGEETSRRSFTRLGAAGLLGLGAPGNTDGRLPRMADVIGLISGECMSTGFSVWANRMALEYLLTAATPFSLAAAQPVLAGATLGVTGMASAFKEAAGCGSLDLTAETVDGGYRLSGSIRWASNLYPDSTMVTAARTEAGERLIVALRLDTPGVVLGDHFDLLAMGSTASSYLKLENAYVGAEQVLSTDFEAFLQTVRPTFLVLQSAMCLGLTRTTVEQSKLGLTGVKSVFTADVDAIADRLAAAEATLATLAGAVGGAKSPAKKELLSLRLAAAELSSASADLEIRTAGGKGYASRTSASRRYREAAFIPVQSPSEAQLRWELGRCA, encoded by the coding sequence TTGACCGCAACCGCGGACGCCGCCGTCGAGCGGCTCGATCCGGAGCTGCTGGCAGACATTCGAGCCCACGCCAGCGCGCTGGACCGCGGCGAGGAAACCTCGCGCCGCAGCTTCACCCGGCTGGGTGCCGCCGGCCTGCTTGGCCTCGGCGCCCCGGGAAACACCGACGGGCGGCTCCCGCGGATGGCCGACGTGATCGGCCTCATCTCCGGCGAGTGCATGAGCACCGGATTCTCGGTGTGGGCCAATCGGATGGCCCTGGAGTATCTACTCACGGCCGCAACGCCATTCAGCCTCGCGGCGGCCCAGCCCGTGCTTGCCGGAGCCACGCTGGGAGTGACCGGAATGGCTTCGGCGTTCAAGGAGGCGGCCGGTTGCGGCAGCCTGGACCTGACCGCGGAAACGGTCGACGGAGGCTACCGGCTGAGCGGTTCGATCAGGTGGGCGAGCAACCTCTATCCCGACTCGACGATGGTGACCGCGGCGCGCACCGAGGCGGGTGAGAGGTTGATCGTCGCCCTTCGGCTGGATACCCCGGGCGTCGTCCTCGGCGATCACTTCGACCTGTTGGCCATGGGAAGCACCGCGTCGTCGTATCTAAAGCTGGAAAACGCATATGTCGGTGCGGAACAGGTGCTGTCCACGGACTTTGAAGCGTTTCTGCAGACGGTGCGGCCGACGTTTCTTGTTCTGCAGTCGGCGATGTGTCTGGGGCTGACCAGGACCACCGTCGAGCAGAGCAAGCTCGGGCTCACCGGGGTCAAGTCGGTGTTCACCGCCGACGTCGACGCGATCGCGGACAGACTCGCGGCGGCGGAAGCGACGCTGGCCACATTGGCCGGCGCCGTCGGCGGGGCGAAATCGCCGGCGAAGAAGGAGCTGCTGTCGCTGCGCCTTGCCGCTGCCGAATTATCCAGTGCCAGTGCTGATTTAGAAATCCGCACCGCCGGCGGCAAGGGGTATGCGAGCCGGACTTCGGCCAGTCGTCGCTACCGGGAGGCGGCGTTCATCCCGGTGCAGTCGCCGTCGGAGGCCCAACTGCGCTGGGAACTAGGAAGATGCGCTTGA
- a CDS encoding RNA polymerase sigma factor produces MNPEAVPPEDPAHLVGGIPLANLVRDFHRPMVKFARTMVDSATIAEEAVQEAWVQVLQSSGSFQGRSSVGTWLFGIVKNTASRHRRRESRIRDHEVLAATETDPLSGRMHPAGHPDAGHWSLPPSRRFLPEDRTVAQELIGYVRAALDALPERQRQLVILRDLVGTPAEEAAEILGLSAEGQRALLYRARGNLRTELEKRYRQ; encoded by the coding sequence GTGAACCCGGAGGCGGTGCCCCCGGAGGATCCTGCGCATCTGGTCGGCGGGATTCCGCTGGCAAATCTGGTTCGCGATTTTCACCGGCCGATGGTGAAATTCGCTCGCACGATGGTGGATTCGGCGACCATAGCCGAAGAGGCGGTGCAGGAGGCATGGGTGCAGGTCCTGCAGTCCTCGGGTTCGTTCCAAGGCCGCTCCTCGGTGGGCACCTGGTTGTTCGGAATCGTCAAAAACACCGCGTCGCGGCACCGGCGTCGCGAGTCCCGGATCCGCGACCACGAGGTGCTGGCCGCCACCGAGACCGACCCGCTGTCGGGCCGGATGCATCCCGCCGGCCACCCCGACGCCGGGCATTGGAGTCTCCCGCCGTCGCGGCGCTTTCTTCCCGAAGATCGCACCGTGGCCCAGGAACTCATCGGCTACGTTCGGGCGGCGCTGGACGCGCTGCCCGAACGGCAGCGCCAACTCGTAATCCTGCGTGATCTCGTGGGAACCCCGGCCGAGGAGGCCGCGGAGATTCTTGGCCTCTCCGCAGAGGGGCAGCGCGCACTTCTTTACCGCGCCCGGGGCAACCTTCGCACTGAACTAGAGAAGCGGTACCGCCAATGA
- a CDS encoding universal stress protein, whose protein sequence is MSAPVKQLGIVVAVDGSPASNAAVVWAARDAAMRSIPLTLFHAVVTPTSTWPPVPYPDSLLVKLEDDCRQQLAHAFKLAEEAIPADRKVTITKEFVYSSPALALIKLSDDAEMIVVGSSGRGLLARGVLGSVSSTVVRHANCPVAVIRDEDVPDPQHGPVLVGVDGSPASELATAIAFEQASLRGVDLVALHAWSDVAVLGLPAFDWEAVKAEAERSLAENLAGWQERYPDVTVRRVLVRDLPAQQLIQQTKSIEAQLVVVGSHGRGGLTGLILGSVSNTVLHSVRVPVIVARPR, encoded by the coding sequence ATGTCGGCACCTGTCAAGCAACTCGGTATCGTCGTCGCGGTCGACGGCTCACCCGCATCGAACGCCGCCGTTGTCTGGGCGGCCCGTGATGCGGCGATGCGCAGCATTCCGCTCACCCTGTTCCACGCGGTGGTGACCCCCACCTCGACGTGGCCACCCGTTCCCTACCCGGACTCGTTGTTGGTGAAGTTGGAAGATGACTGCCGCCAGCAACTCGCGCACGCGTTCAAGCTGGCCGAAGAGGCGATTCCGGCAGATCGCAAGGTCACCATCACGAAGGAGTTCGTGTATTCGAGCCCGGCGCTGGCCCTGATCAAGCTGTCCGACGACGCCGAGATGATCGTCGTCGGCAGCTCCGGTCGTGGGTTGCTGGCTCGCGGTGTGCTCGGCTCGGTCAGTTCGACCGTGGTGCGCCACGCCAACTGCCCGGTCGCGGTGATCCGTGACGAAGATGTGCCGGACCCGCAGCACGGCCCGGTCCTGGTGGGTGTCGACGGTTCACCGGCTTCCGAACTCGCCACGGCGATCGCGTTCGAGCAAGCGTCGCTTCGCGGCGTGGATCTGGTGGCCTTGCACGCCTGGAGTGACGTTGCGGTGCTGGGACTTCCCGCATTCGACTGGGAGGCGGTCAAAGCCGAGGCCGAGCGCAGTCTCGCCGAGAATCTGGCGGGCTGGCAGGAACGCTATCCCGACGTCACGGTGCGCCGGGTGCTCGTCCGCGATCTGCCCGCCCAACAGCTCATTCAACAAACGAAGTCCATCGAGGCGCAACTGGTGGTCGTGGGCAGCCACGGCCGCGGCGGGCTCACCGGTCTGATCCTGGGCTCGGTCAGCAACACCGTGCTGCATTCGGTGCGCGTTCCGGTCATCGTCGCGCGACCGAGGTAG
- the mhpA gene encoding bifunctional 3-(3-hydroxy-phenyl)propionate/3-hydroxycinnamic acid hydroxylase MhpA has protein sequence MTSNAIRRLPVVIVGAGPTGITAATLLAQYGVDSLVLDRWPGVYQQPRAVHLDDEIYRVIARLGIADEFAAISRPTLGLRLLDDRFRVLAEFTRDTSRSRNGFPQANMFDQPELEALLRANLKRFPRAQLRGDAEVTDVTDTGEYVRVTFTDRTDGTVHRVDADYLLGCDGANSLVRAQIGSAIRDFNFEQRWLVIDVATDADLRQWEGVHQVCDPVRAGTYMRIGTSRYRWEFQLLPGECADHFTTLTALRPLIRPWTAGVQDRELTLVRVAEYTFRAQIAQWWRRGNVFILGDAAHLTPPFIGQGMGAGVRDAMNLAWKIAAVRYGALDPAVLDSYERERKPHTRSLIRLALNVGRAMTGGARVGNALRHLVLPRLRLLPGLREKVVDSTTPALRPSELVCKSRGRLGGTLCPNPRLGDGQRLDDVLGTGFALITSRGLSEHDEAAMRRRGFVVLVTQPGDALAQWLRDGRATGALVRPDRTVLRAGRDVSALCAWATGVVAGPLDPAATSVARR, from the coding sequence TTGACCTCCAACGCTATTCGCCGTCTTCCCGTCGTCATTGTCGGCGCGGGGCCGACCGGCATCACCGCCGCCACCCTGCTGGCGCAATACGGGGTGGACAGCCTGGTCCTCGATCGCTGGCCGGGGGTGTATCAACAACCACGCGCGGTACACCTCGACGACGAGATCTACCGAGTCATCGCCCGGCTCGGCATAGCCGATGAATTCGCGGCCATTTCGCGGCCCACGCTGGGCTTGCGCCTGCTCGACGACCGATTCCGCGTCCTCGCCGAGTTCACCCGCGACACCTCCCGCAGCCGCAACGGCTTCCCGCAGGCCAACATGTTCGACCAGCCCGAGTTGGAGGCCCTGCTGCGGGCCAACCTGAAGCGGTTCCCGCGCGCCCAGCTGCGCGGCGACGCCGAGGTTACCGACGTGACCGACACCGGTGAATACGTCCGTGTCACCTTCACCGACCGTACCGACGGCACGGTACACCGGGTGGATGCCGATTACCTGCTGGGTTGCGACGGGGCCAACAGCCTGGTGCGCGCCCAAATAGGTTCAGCAATAAGGGATTTTAATTTCGAGCAACGTTGGTTGGTGATCGATGTCGCCACCGACGCCGACCTGCGCCAGTGGGAAGGCGTGCATCAGGTGTGCGACCCGGTTCGCGCGGGAACCTACATGCGCATCGGAACGTCGCGCTACCGCTGGGAGTTTCAGCTGCTGCCCGGCGAATGTGCCGATCACTTCACGACTTTGACCGCCCTGCGACCATTGATCAGGCCCTGGACCGCGGGCGTGCAGGATCGCGAACTGACACTGGTGCGTGTCGCGGAGTACACGTTTCGCGCCCAGATCGCGCAGTGGTGGCGCCGCGGCAACGTCTTCATCCTCGGCGACGCGGCACACCTCACCCCCCCGTTCATCGGCCAGGGCATGGGGGCCGGGGTGCGCGACGCGATGAATCTCGCCTGGAAGATTGCCGCGGTTCGGTACGGCGCCCTTGACCCGGCCGTTCTGGATAGCTATGAGCGGGAGCGCAAACCGCATACCCGAAGCCTGATTAGGTTGGCGCTCAACGTCGGTCGCGCGATGACCGGCGGCGCCCGGGTGGGCAACGCGCTGCGCCACCTGGTGTTGCCCCGGTTGCGGCTGCTCCCGGGCCTGCGCGAGAAGGTCGTCGACTCCACCACACCGGCATTGCGACCCTCGGAGCTGGTATGCAAATCACGCGGCCGACTCGGCGGCACGCTGTGCCCGAACCCGAGGCTGGGCGATGGTCAGCGGCTCGACGACGTGCTGGGAACCGGTTTCGCCCTGATCACCAGCCGCGGCCTGAGCGAGCACGACGAAGCCGCCATGCGCCGGCGCGGCTTCGTCGTGCTGGTCACCCAGCCGGGCGACGCCCTGGCGCAGTGGCTGCGCGACGGCCGCGCCACCGGCGCGCTGGTCCGTCCCGATCGGACGGTCTTGCGCGCCGGGCGCGACGTCTCCGCGCTGTGCGCGTGGGCAACCGGCGTCGTAGCCGGCCCGTTGGACCCGGCCGCTACCTCGGTCGCGCGACGATGA